The Stegostoma tigrinum isolate sSteTig4 chromosome 9, sSteTig4.hap1, whole genome shotgun sequence genome includes a region encoding these proteins:
- the grem2b gene encoding gremlin-2b: MYQKTVILLFLMGMLMVAVEMKKNRPPGAIPPLYKGSTNSSEKRTHRRQDVLASSQEALVVTERKYLKSDWCKTQPLRQTINEDGCVSRTVINRFCYGQCNSFYIPRHVKRDQESFQSCAFCKPQKFTTLTVKLNCPDLQPPFRHKKIQRVKQCKCISVNVNDWSKQ, translated from the coding sequence ATGTATCAAAAAACTGTCATCCTTCTATTTCTGATGGGGATGTTAATGGTGGCGGTGGAGATGAAGAAAAATCGTCCTCCAGGAGCCATCCCACCCCTTTACAAGGGAAGCACTAACAGCTCAGAGAAACGCACACATCGGAGGCAGGACGTTCTAGCTTCCAGTCAAGAGGCGCTGGTGGTAACAGAGAGAAAGTACTTGAAGAGTGATTGGTGCAAAACCCAGCCCCTTAGACAGACCATCAACGAGGATGGTTGTGTGAGCCGAACTGTCATCAACAGATTCTGCTACGGACAGTGCAACTCCTTCTACATCCCCAGGCATGTCAAAAGGGATCAAGAATCCTTCCAGTCCTGCGCCTTCTGTAAACCACAAAAATTTACTACCCTGACTGTCAAACTGAACTGCCCTGACCTGCAGCCTCCCTTCAGACATAAGAAAATCCAACGAGTCAAGCAGTGCAAATGTATATCAGTAAATGTGAATGACTGGAGCAAGCAGTGA